The Dehalococcoidia bacterium genome has a window encoding:
- a CDS encoding DegT/DnrJ/EryC1/StrS family aminotransferase produces the protein MVPLVDLTRQFRALRPQLEKAALAVMASGRYILGPAVEAFEAQFAQYVGARHGIAVSSGTEAIRLSLVAARVGQGDEVIAPAFTAVPTVAAILATGARPVLVDIDPKTYTIDVDQVRAAIGPRTAAIVAVHLYGHPADMRRLQELANSRSLLLVEDACQAHGSTYEGQRVGGLGHLGCFSFYPTKNLGAMGDGGMVVTNDDSLARRLRMLRNHGQRYRFHHSYHSLNSRFDDLQAAILSVKLPHLDAWNERRRQLAQRYRRELAEGPLALPVEEPWAGHNYHLFVVRVEDRDDFRFRLQQMGVESDVHYPTPVHLQPAYWRLGYRQGDLPVSEWAAQRVVTLPLFPEMTEEEIQAVVSGVRAALAGSRPPQPPPGRGG, from the coding sequence ATGGTGCCATTGGTGGACCTGACCCGTCAGTTCCGAGCCCTGCGGCCGCAGTTGGAGAAGGCGGCCCTGGCAGTGATGGCCAGCGGCCGTTACATCCTGGGGCCGGCGGTGGAGGCCTTCGAGGCCCAGTTCGCCCAGTACGTGGGCGCCAGGCATGGCATCGCCGTCAGCAGCGGCACCGAGGCCATCCGTCTGTCCCTGGTGGCGGCGCGGGTTGGCCAGGGCGACGAGGTCATCGCTCCCGCCTTCACGGCAGTGCCGACAGTGGCCGCCATCCTGGCCACGGGCGCCAGACCGGTGCTGGTGGACATCGACCCCAAGACCTACACCATCGACGTAGACCAGGTGCGAGCAGCTATCGGGCCGCGCACGGCCGCCATCGTGGCCGTGCACCTGTATGGCCACCCGGCCGACATGCGCCGGCTGCAGGAGCTGGCCAACAGCCGCAGCCTCCTGCTGGTGGAGGACGCCTGTCAGGCCCACGGCAGCACCTACGAGGGCCAGCGGGTGGGAGGGCTGGGGCACCTGGGCTGCTTCAGCTTCTACCCCACCAAAAACCTGGGGGCCATGGGCGACGGTGGCATGGTGGTGACCAACGACGACAGCCTCGCCCGTCGCCTGCGCATGCTGCGCAACCACGGCCAGCGTTACCGCTTCCACCACTCGTACCACAGCCTCAACAGTCGCTTCGACGACCTGCAGGCGGCCATCCTCTCGGTGAAGCTGCCCCACCTGGACGCCTGGAACGAGCGCCGACGCCAGCTGGCCCAGCGATACCGACGAGAGCTGGCCGAGGGCCCCCTGGCCCTGCCGGTGGAGGAGCCCTGGGCCGGCCACAATTACCACCTGTTCGTGGTGCGGGTCGAGGACCGGGACGACTTCCGCTTCCGTCTGCAACAGATGGGAGTGGAGAGCGACGTCCACTACCCGACTCCGGTGCACCTGCAACCCGCCTACTGGCGCCTGGGCTACCGACAGGGTGACCTGCCCGTGAGCGAATGGGCCGCCCAGCGAGTGGTAACGCTTCCTCTCTTTCCGGAGATGACGGAGGAGGAAATTCAGGCGGTGGTGTCAGGGGTCAGGGCCGCGCTGGCCGGGAGCAGGCCGCCCCAGCCGCCGCCAGGCCGCGGCGGCTAG
- a CDS encoding NAD-dependent epimerase/dehydratase family protein yields MSVDVSAWARGRRVLVTGGLGFIGSNLVRRLVALGARVTVLDCLLPGQGGDPYNLAGVEGAVEVCIGDMRDADLCRRLLEGQEAVFNLAAHTSHLGSMEDPFLDLEMNCRAHLCLLEAVRAVSPEAVVVYTGSRSQYGRALYLPVDEEHPQRPTDINGVHKKAAEEYHLLYARVHGLRVSCLRLANVYGPRMPVRDARHGFLGWFVRLALEGGVLKVYGDGSQQRDLVYVDDVVDALLVAAADSRAWGQVFNVASGSPTTVGEVARLLVQAAGQGRVETVPFPREAASIEVGDFYADCRKIASLLGWQARTALPEGLARTLAFFREHREHYLER; encoded by the coding sequence ATGAGCGTGGACGTCTCCGCCTGGGCGAGGGGCCGCCGCGTTTTGGTGACGGGCGGCCTGGGCTTCATCGGCAGCAACCTGGTGCGGCGCCTGGTCGCCCTCGGGGCGAGGGTCACGGTGCTGGACTGCCTGCTTCCCGGCCAGGGGGGCGACCCCTATAACCTGGCAGGTGTGGAGGGGGCGGTCGAGGTCTGCATCGGCGACATGCGGGACGCCGACCTCTGCCGGCGGCTGCTGGAGGGACAGGAGGCGGTATTCAACCTGGCCGCCCATACCAGCCACCTGGGCAGCATGGAAGACCCCTTTCTAGATCTGGAGATGAACTGCCGCGCCCACCTCTGCCTGCTGGAGGCCGTCCGAGCCGTCAGCCCTGAGGCGGTGGTGGTCTACACCGGCAGCCGCTCTCAGTACGGGCGAGCGCTCTACCTGCCGGTAGACGAGGAGCACCCCCAGCGCCCCACCGATATAAACGGGGTGCACAAGAAGGCTGCCGAAGAGTATCATCTCCTCTATGCCCGGGTGCACGGGCTGCGCGTCTCTTGTCTGCGGCTGGCCAACGTCTATGGCCCCCGAATGCCGGTGCGGGATGCGCGCCACGGCTTTCTGGGCTGGTTCGTTAGGCTGGCCCTGGAGGGTGGCGTGCTGAAGGTCTACGGCGACGGCAGCCAGCAGCGCGACCTGGTATATGTCGACGACGTGGTAGACGCCTTGCTGGTGGCGGCGGCCGACTCCAGGGCCTGGGGGCAAGTCTTCAACGTGGCCAGCGGCTCCCCCACCACCGTGGGCGAGGTGGCGCGACTGTTGGTCCAGGCGGCCGGGCAGGGGAGGGTAGAAACGGTCCCCTTCCCCAGGGAAGCGGCCAGCATCGAGGTGGGGGACTTCTACGCCGACTGCCGCAAGATAGCCTCCCTGCTGGGATGGCAGGCGCGCACCGCCCTTCCCGAGGGGCTGGCCCGAACCCTGGCCTTCTTCCGCGAGCACCGGGAGCACTACCTGGAGCGATAG